From a region of the Candidatus Poribacteria bacterium genome:
- a CDS encoding glycosyltransferase family 9 protein: MKKILVFSFSFIGDVVLSTAVIQPLRTHFPDAHIAFLVGSRAFGLLATAPHIDATIVHDNRGKHAGWKGRLRLIETLRFHKYDIVVNLRDSFTARCIGAKHWGMVRGDSNQHAVTRYLEVLQEYGIDTTGARPHLQLTTEEQTTAHRFLIEAGWTSERLLIGIHPGGNWKYKLWNAKNYAQVASTLAKELDAAILLFAGPDERKLQMQVAQMMDNPPILVTTENLRRLAALISMCDVYIGNDTGPMHIAAAVDTPVVALFGSTDHIRSGPYGDKHTVVQSGIDLGCNPCHPGQDPGGCGAGSCEVIAGITTEQVLEAVARYTSQA, from the coding sequence ATGAAAAAAATCCTTGTTTTCAGCTTCAGTTTTATTGGCGATGTCGTCCTCTCTACTGCCGTTATTCAACCGTTACGGACACACTTTCCAGATGCCCACATCGCTTTTCTTGTCGGATCACGGGCGTTTGGTCTTCTCGCGACTGCGCCGCATATTGATGCGACCATCGTTCACGACAACCGAGGGAAACACGCCGGCTGGAAAGGCCGACTGCGTCTCATAGAAACCTTGCGATTTCACAAGTATGACATCGTTGTCAACCTACGGGACAGCTTCACAGCGCGGTGTATCGGTGCGAAGCATTGGGGGATGGTACGTGGGGACAGTAACCAGCATGCTGTAACCCGATATCTTGAAGTACTTCAGGAATATGGCATTGACACAACAGGCGCGCGTCCGCATTTGCAGTTAACAACGGAGGAACAGACCACTGCGCACCGTTTTCTTATTGAAGCCGGTTGGACATCAGAGCGATTATTGATTGGTATTCATCCGGGTGGGAATTGGAAATACAAGTTGTGGAACGCGAAAAACTACGCGCAGGTCGCAAGCACTTTAGCAAAGGAATTAGACGCAGCAATTTTACTCTTCGCCGGCCCCGACGAGCGGAAACTCCAAATGCAGGTTGCGCAGATGATGGATAATCCCCCGATTCTCGTCACGACAGAAAATCTGCGTCGCCTTGCGGCGTTAATCTCGATGTGTGATGTGTATATCGGCAATGACACAGGACCGATGCATATCGCTGCAGCGGTGGATACACCGGTGGTTGCTCTATTCGGTTCAACCGATCACATTCGGAGCGGTCCTTATGGCGATAAGCATACGGTTGTCCAGAGTGGAATTGATTTGGGGTGCAACCCGTGTCATCCGGGTCAGGATCCGGGCGGATGCGGTGCTGGCAGTTGTGAAGTGATTGCGGGGATTACGACTGAGCAAGTATTGGAAGCAGTAGCGCGTTATACTTCCCAGGCTTGA
- a CDS encoding glycosyltransferase, producing the protein MKIVVVGWGTTGDVYPVLALAERLLERGHQVRVCALALYRDRVLEIGAEFYEIGVEFDLGEFHAALDAIIPKRDPLAMMHLIVEEGIVRRGEKWYRHCLAAMKGADLVICHSVDIPAQEAAIRNEIPWFTVTYCPAIIKSLDFAPYPFPNWGRAFNAVVWKIAQLRLGSSIDPLFNQFIVSVGGRPRASVMLEKMYSPYLNLIAASPTLCPPADFPPNHRFTGVWHLASPSYAPPPELVDFLEEDPPPVIITFGSMGGSNGRETTEILIDAVRRTDQRAIIQAGWGQLGTPEPLPNIFCTEYVPHQWLFPQGSCVVHHGGAGTTASVCRAKVPSVVVAHNADQPYWGKRLSDLGVAPKHLHRRNLTAKRLAKRIQKVLDTPMMKERARTLGTQMESEDGLTTAVALIESFQ; encoded by the coding sequence ATGAAGATTGTTGTCGTCGGTTGGGGCACAACAGGAGATGTTTATCCTGTCTTAGCATTGGCGGAACGTTTACTTGAAAGGGGACATCAGGTCCGTGTCTGTGCCTTGGCACTTTATAGAGACAGGGTTCTTGAAATCGGCGCGGAATTCTATGAAATCGGAGTCGAGTTTGATTTAGGAGAGTTTCACGCTGCGTTGGATGCTATTATTCCTAAACGCGATCCGCTCGCGATGATGCATCTTATTGTGGAGGAGGGAATTGTACGCCGTGGTGAAAAGTGGTATCGGCACTGCCTTGCTGCGATGAAGGGTGCGGATTTGGTAATTTGCCATTCAGTCGATATTCCCGCCCAAGAGGCTGCTATCCGAAATGAGATCCCGTGGTTTACTGTAACGTATTGCCCTGCTATTATAAAATCTCTCGATTTTGCACCGTATCCGTTTCCGAATTGGGGACGCGCGTTCAATGCAGTCGTCTGGAAAATAGCGCAACTCCGTCTTGGGTCGAGTATAGATCCGCTTTTTAATCAATTTATTGTCTCCGTCGGTGGTAGACCGCGGGCTTCCGTAATGTTAGAGAAAATGTATTCACCGTATCTTAATCTCATTGCTGCATCTCCAACTCTCTGTCCGCCTGCAGATTTTCCACCGAACCACAGATTCACGGGTGTCTGGCATCTCGCGTCTCCGAGTTACGCGCCACCCCCTGAACTCGTGGATTTTTTGGAAGAAGATCCACCCCCTGTCATCATCACATTCGGCTCTATGGGTGGATCCAATGGACGTGAAACAACGGAAATTTTGATTGATGCTGTCAGACGAACGGATCAACGCGCGATTATCCAAGCCGGATGGGGGCAACTCGGTACGCCGGAACCACTACCGAATATCTTCTGTACGGAATATGTTCCCCATCAGTGGTTGTTCCCACAAGGGAGCTGCGTTGTACATCACGGTGGCGCAGGCACGACAGCTTCAGTGTGTCGAGCGAAGGTCCCTTCTGTTGTTGTCGCGCATAACGCAGATCAGCCCTACTGGGGAAAACGTCTTTCAGATTTAGGCGTTGCTCCCAAGCATCTGCACCGTCGAAACCTCACCGCCAAACGTCTGGCAAAACGCATTCAAAAAGTTTTAGATACACCTATGATGAAAGAACGCGCGCGGACATTGGGGACACAAATGGAATCAGAGGATGGATTGACTACAGCTGTTGCTCTGATAGAATCCTTTCAATAA
- the waaF gene encoding lipopolysaccharide heptosyltransferase II has protein sequence MPSRALESCSILPNIDKILVIRVDGIGDLLNSTPAISLLRENYASAEIAVLTRPLNAPVLMGNPDVDRILIFARNGEHRGLKARLRFYCELRREGFQLVVAMQTAMWSHLVALLSGAPYRLGRYQKRFRSTLTHAWRGKYPKGETHEVDRNLELVQLICRGDGRRKLKFYLSPNEIDTAKVHLASWGIGANTFLIGIHPGGSSFDKRWPENRYAELADKLARQYHATILLLHGPEEAALAHDIQQAMQSRAIVHAPETIRELGALLSCCNLVICNDSGPMHLAAALDVPLVAVFGPTDHVAWHPLSENASIVRRDMPCWPCSAHKCKIGWECTKKLPVEPVWEATTKTIEVRPK, from the coding sequence ATGCCATCTCGTGCTTTGGAAAGCTGTAGCATCTTACCTAACATCGATAAAATACTCGTCATCCGCGTTGACGGTATCGGGGACCTGCTGAATTCGACACCAGCGATCTCATTGTTACGAGAGAATTACGCATCCGCGGAGATTGCAGTATTGACGCGTCCACTCAACGCACCTGTGCTGATGGGGAACCCTGACGTTGATAGAATTCTAATCTTTGCACGTAATGGCGAACACCGTGGACTCAAGGCCCGACTCCGATTCTATTGTGAGCTACGTCGCGAAGGGTTCCAACTCGTAGTGGCGATGCAGACGGCAATGTGGTCTCACCTTGTTGCCTTGCTTTCTGGAGCACCCTACCGTTTAGGGCGTTATCAGAAGCGATTCAGGTCTACGCTCACGCACGCATGGCGCGGCAAGTATCCGAAAGGTGAAACCCACGAAGTCGATCGGAACTTGGAACTGGTCCAATTAATCTGTAGAGGCGACGGGAGACGGAAACTGAAATTTTATCTGTCGCCTAACGAAATTGATACCGCAAAGGTGCACCTTGCCTCATGGGGAATTGGTGCTAACACATTTCTTATTGGTATCCATCCGGGTGGCAGTTCGTTTGATAAACGTTGGCCCGAAAACCGATACGCTGAACTTGCTGACAAGCTGGCGCGACAGTATCACGCCACAATTCTTCTCTTGCATGGTCCCGAAGAGGCGGCGTTAGCACACGATATTCAACAGGCGATGCAGTCCCGTGCTATCGTTCATGCACCGGAAACGATTCGCGAGTTAGGAGCACTGTTGTCTTGTTGCAACTTGGTGATCTGTAACGATTCAGGTCCGATGCATCTCGCTGCAGCGTTGGATGTTCCCCTGGTGGCAGTCTTCGGTCCGACAGATCATGTCGCATGGCATCCGTTGAGCGAAAACGCCTCTATTGTACGGAGAGATATGCCGTGCTGGCCCTGTAGCGCGCATAAGTGCAAAATCGGATGGGAATGCACGAAGAAACTGCCAGTTGAACCGGTTTGGGAAGCTACGACAAAGACCATAGAAGTGAGGCCGAAATGA
- a CDS encoding SprT family zinc-dependent metalloprotease produces the protein MNTKIDNYHIEVRGLSIQIVRKDIKHFYISVHPPNGQVRVSAPLRLDDGAVRMAIISRLGWIRRKQSAFMKQERQSEREYVSGESHYFAGKRYRLKVTEQDRPPTVRLLNNTRIGLVVRPGTDRNKREAVLYEWYREHLRTQLPPLIAKWEQNMELTVNEVRIKKMKTLWGSCNIEAKRIWLNLELAKKPKSCLVYVLVHEMVHLLERTHNDRFRELMDRFLPQWRTYRDTLNRAPLAHEDWGY, from the coding sequence ATGAATACTAAAATAGATAATTATCATATTGAAGTACGGGGTCTCTCCATACAGATAGTCCGTAAAGACATTAAGCATTTCTATATCAGTGTCCATCCGCCGAACGGACAGGTGCGTGTGTCTGCACCGCTGCGACTTGACGATGGTGCCGTGCGGATGGCTATTATTTCGCGTTTAGGATGGATTCGCCGGAAGCAGTCAGCGTTTATGAAACAAGAACGCCAGTCAGAACGCGAGTATGTGTCTGGTGAAAGTCATTATTTTGCAGGTAAACGTTACAGACTAAAAGTAACAGAGCAGGACCGACCACCAACGGTTCGCTTGCTTAACAATACGAGGATCGGATTAGTCGTACGTCCAGGAACAGATCGCAATAAACGGGAGGCGGTACTTTACGAATGGTACCGTGAACATCTCCGCACACAACTACCACCCCTCATTGCCAAATGGGAACAGAACATGGAGCTAACTGTTAACGAGGTACGTATCAAAAAAATGAAAACGCTTTGGGGCTCCTGCAACATTGAGGCGAAACGCATCTGGCTTAATCTTGAATTGGCGAAGAAACCGAAATCGTGTCTGGTGTATGTATTGGTGCATGAGATGGTGCATCTACTGGAGCGCACACATAACGATCGGTTCCGTGAATTGATGGATCGTTTCCTACCACAATGGCGAACATATAGGGATACGCTCAACCGTGCCCCCTTGGCACATGAAGATTGGGGATATTGA
- a CDS encoding HsdR family type I site-specific deoxyribonuclease yields MHIIRETEKDTQKRVIEFFQDALNYTYLGNWADSVNENSNIIPEDLADWLRKQNHDPNIISKAVYQLQQAAKIGGSRTLYDANFEVYELLRYGVKVQPDISEHHKTVWLIDWKNPENNDFGIAEEVAIRGKHSKRPDLVLYINGIAIGVLELKSAIVSISEGIRQNLASQTETFIEWFFSTVQLVMAGNETEGLRYGVIKSPEKYWLRWKEKPAQLETENNPLLRELSQFCNKERMLEILHDFIVFDAGIKKICRHNQYFGVKAAQARVKRREGGIIWHTQGSGKSLVMVWLAKWILANNPNARVLIITDRVELDEQIEGIFHGVKENIKRTKSADDLKQVLSDSTNRLACSLIHKFGKSGEIEDTDVDIYVMDLKQNLSDGLRVKGEFFVFVDECHRTQSGKLHKAMKELLPNAMLIGFTGTPLLKRDKQRSIETFGKFIDTYKYDEAVHDEVVLDLQYEARDIDQNLTSQDRIDQFFDSKTRGLNDVAKAQLKERWGTMLNVESSMNRLRKIVADIVLDMGTRDRLKSGKGNAMLVANSILSACRLYNLFQDTPLRRKCAVVTSYRPTTESIRLEETGEGLTENQQKYNTYREMLAAHFNESPDTAIHKVDQFEQEVQKRFIEEPAQMKLLIVVDKLLTGFDAPPATYLYIDKSMQDHGLFQAICRVNRIDSDDKEFGYIVDYKDLFGSLKQAMTDYTGEAFENYDIEDVEGLLKDRLEKGRERLEDAREAIKALCEPVDPPKYIQDYIRYFCSDESANAEQIKAKEQKRIKLYKLTAALVRAYANLANEMEAAGYSAAEAGKIKKEVADYEYVRLQVKLASGDYIDLKMYEPDMRHLLDTYIQAEESETLSTFDNMPLVQLIVNKGADAAVEKLPEGIRTNPEAIAATIENNIRRVIVDKSEINPKYYEDMSRLLEELIRQRRQDAINYRQYLSEVTSLSKRVIDPTANSDYPPDIDTPPKQALFDNLPDDMPVDRRTAMAIAIDEAIMDARSDEWRGNGFKELEVRNAIEIVILDDFDDDTIDVDKMFNIAKNQDEY; encoded by the coding sequence ATGCACATCATTCGTGAAACAGAAAAAGATACACAAAAACGCGTCATAGAATTCTTCCAAGATGCCTTGAACTATACCTACCTCGGCAATTGGGCAGATAGCGTTAACGAAAACAGCAATATCATCCCTGAAGACCTTGCTGACTGGCTGCGGAAACAGAACCACGACCCCAATATTATCAGTAAAGCCGTGTATCAACTACAACAAGCAGCGAAAATCGGTGGAAGTCGAACGCTTTATGATGCAAACTTTGAGGTCTATGAACTTCTACGCTACGGCGTAAAGGTGCAACCGGATATCAGTGAACACCATAAAACTGTCTGGCTCATAGATTGGAAAAATCCTGAAAATAACGACTTCGGTATCGCCGAGGAGGTCGCGATTAGAGGAAAACACAGCAAACGTCCCGATCTTGTGCTGTATATCAATGGTATCGCTATCGGTGTGTTAGAGTTAAAAAGTGCCATCGTCTCTATTTCTGAAGGTATCCGTCAAAACCTTGCCAGCCAAACGGAGACGTTCATTGAGTGGTTTTTTAGTACAGTGCAGCTGGTGATGGCAGGAAATGAAACTGAAGGATTGCGTTACGGCGTTATCAAGTCACCTGAAAAATACTGGTTGCGATGGAAAGAAAAGCCTGCACAGTTAGAGACCGAGAACAATCCGTTACTCAGAGAACTCAGTCAATTTTGCAACAAAGAACGGATGCTTGAAATCCTACACGATTTCATTGTATTTGATGCGGGGATAAAGAAAATCTGCCGTCATAATCAGTACTTCGGTGTGAAGGCAGCCCAAGCGCGCGTCAAGCGTAGAGAAGGCGGGATTATCTGGCACACACAAGGCAGCGGAAAAAGTTTGGTGATGGTCTGGTTAGCAAAATGGATTCTGGCAAACAACCCTAACGCACGGGTCCTCATCATCACTGACCGCGTAGAATTGGATGAACAAATTGAAGGTATTTTTCATGGTGTCAAAGAGAATATTAAGCGAACAAAGAGCGCGGATGATCTGAAGCAAGTGCTTAGCGATTCTACAAATCGGTTAGCCTGTTCTCTTATTCACAAGTTCGGCAAGTCGGGAGAGATAGAAGACACAGATGTTGATATCTATGTAATGGATTTAAAGCAGAATCTTTCCGATGGTTTACGTGTAAAGGGCGAATTTTTTGTATTTGTAGACGAATGCCACCGCACACAGTCGGGCAAACTCCACAAGGCGATGAAGGAACTCCTTCCCAACGCCATGCTAATTGGCTTCACAGGCACACCCTTGCTAAAGCGCGACAAACAACGGAGCATTGAGACATTCGGTAAATTTATTGACACCTATAAATATGATGAGGCAGTCCATGATGAAGTCGTGCTTGATCTGCAGTATGAGGCACGCGATATTGACCAGAATCTCACTTCGCAAGACCGTATTGACCAATTTTTTGATAGCAAAACCCGCGGGTTAAACGATGTCGCGAAAGCGCAGCTCAAGGAACGTTGGGGAACGATGCTAAATGTGGAAAGTTCAATGAATCGCCTACGGAAAATAGTCGCAGACATTGTTTTAGATATGGGCACGCGCGACCGATTGAAAAGTGGGAAAGGGAACGCAATGCTTGTGGCAAACAGTATCCTCTCTGCTTGTAGGCTCTACAATCTATTTCAAGATACACCTTTGCGAAGGAAATGCGCCGTTGTGACATCCTATAGACCGACCACAGAATCCATCAGATTGGAAGAAACAGGGGAAGGGCTCACTGAAAACCAGCAGAAATACAACACCTATCGAGAAATGCTCGCAGCACATTTTAACGAATCACCAGATACAGCAATACATAAGGTTGATCAGTTTGAACAGGAGGTCCAGAAACGTTTCATTGAAGAACCGGCGCAGATGAAGCTCCTCATCGTCGTGGACAAGTTGCTCACAGGTTTTGACGCACCCCCTGCCACCTATCTTTACATAGACAAAAGCATGCAGGATCACGGGTTGTTTCAAGCAATTTGTCGCGTTAATCGCATTGATTCTGATGACAAGGAATTCGGCTACATCGTGGATTACAAAGACCTGTTCGGATCTCTGAAGCAAGCAATGACAGACTACACGGGTGAAGCGTTTGAAAACTATGATATCGAAGATGTAGAAGGGTTATTGAAGGATAGGCTTGAAAAAGGCAGGGAACGATTAGAGGACGCACGCGAAGCGATTAAAGCGTTATGCGAACCCGTGGATCCACCGAAATATATCCAAGATTATATCCGTTACTTCTGTAGCGACGAAAGCGCAAACGCTGAGCAGATCAAAGCGAAAGAGCAGAAACGAATAAAACTCTATAAATTGACTGCAGCCTTAGTGCGTGCTTATGCTAACCTTGCAAATGAGATGGAGGCGGCAGGATATAGTGCCGCGGAAGCAGGGAAAATCAAAAAAGAGGTAGCAGACTACGAATATGTACGTCTACAAGTAAAACTGGCAAGTGGGGATTATATTGACCTGAAGATGTATGAGCCTGATATGCGCCATCTCTTGGATACTTATATCCAAGCCGAGGAGAGTGAGACGCTCTCAACATTTGACAATATGCCGCTTGTTCAACTGATTGTGAATAAGGGTGCTGATGCGGCGGTTGAGAAATTGCCAGAAGGTATTCGCACAAATCCAGAGGCGATCGCAGCAACAATAGAAAACAACATTCGACGCGTCATCGTTGACAAATCAGAAATCAATCCCAAATACTATGAGGATATGTCACGACTGCTTGAGGAACTCATTCGTCAGCGGAGACAGGATGCCATCAATTATCGGCAATATCTATCCGAGGTTACGAGTTTGAGCAAACGGGTTATTGATCCTACTGCAAACTCGGACTATCCCCCAGATATCGATACACCACCAAAACAAGCTCTGTTTGATAACTTACCAGACGATATGCCTGTTGATCGTAGAACTGCGATGGCAATAGCGATAGACGAGGCTATTATGGATGCAAGAAGTGATGAATGGAGAGGGAATGGATTTAAAGAACTTGAAGTCCGTAATGCCATCGAGATAGTTATCTTGGATGATTTTGATGACGATACCATTGACGTTGATAAGATGTTTAATATTGCAAAAAACCAAGATGAATACTAA
- a CDS encoding DUF1828 domain-containing protein: MIQNDKELKTSQERIAYFQKLLLQLRVQATPEEFPFVSSGYRMEIEKMQAEVLDYLTRHISEKARAMSINTIEKDFIDKVSAQIRVSPDGRDRFRVFTPFRFDDGDHIAIVLKKEQGRWLLSDGGHTYMHLTYDIDDKLLHTGNRKKIILRALSLFDLEDRDGELIREVSNGNYGEALYDFAQALLRIADVSYLSRERVQSIFTEDFRTLLNENVPKSRICFDWSDPERDPQKNYVVDCRINGMQEPLFVFALNSDNKTRDATIALYQFKEWQIPFRSLGIFKNKSDISRKVQERFSDVCDKTFYSLILNYASIQEYLVGNIGNTEELETKRKW, encoded by the coding sequence ATGATTCAGAATGATAAGGAACTCAAAACGAGCCAAGAACGTATAGCGTATTTTCAAAAGTTACTCCTACAATTGAGAGTTCAAGCCACGCCTGAAGAATTTCCGTTCGTTTCAAGTGGCTATCGGATGGAGATAGAGAAAATGCAAGCAGAAGTTCTTGACTATCTAACCCGACATATTAGTGAAAAGGCGCGAGCTATGTCTATCAATACCATAGAGAAAGATTTTATTGATAAAGTCTCGGCACAGATTCGGGTTTCACCTGATGGCAGAGATCGTTTTCGCGTGTTTACCCCTTTCCGGTTTGACGACGGTGATCACATAGCCATTGTTCTAAAAAAAGAACAAGGCCGTTGGTTACTCTCAGACGGAGGGCATACCTATATGCACCTGACCTATGATATTGATGATAAACTTCTTCATACTGGAAATCGCAAGAAGATCATCTTAAGGGCCCTTTCTCTCTTTGACCTTGAAGATCGCGATGGAGAATTAATACGTGAGGTATCGAATGGCAATTATGGTGAGGCACTCTATGACTTTGCCCAGGCACTGCTAAGAATCGCCGACGTATCCTATTTGTCAAGGGAACGGGTTCAATCCATATTTACGGAAGATTTCCGCACCTTGTTGAATGAAAATGTGCCAAAATCGCGCATCTGTTTTGACTGGAGCGATCCAGAACGAGATCCACAAAAAAACTATGTCGTAGATTGTCGAATTAACGGGATGCAGGAACCGCTTTTTGTGTTTGCACTTAACAGTGATAATAAAACCCGCGATGCTACAATTGCTCTCTATCAATTCAAGGAGTGGCAGATCCCGTTCCGTTCTCTGGGCATCTTCAAGAATAAATCGGATATCAGTCGCAAGGTGCAGGAGCGTTTCAGCGATGTATGCGATAAAACGTTCTATAGCCTGATCTTAAACTATGCGAGTATTCAAGAGTATCTCGTCGGTAATATCGGCAATACCGAAGAATTAGAAACCAAAAGGAAATGGTAA
- a CDS encoding DUF4238 domain-containing protein gives MHKKIDNRKDYIHNHFVPEFYLKNFTFDGNRCWIIRNGKIFSNSISTIAYEDYLNSHEYEIFLGKNYEKIFSECINQMLLETRLYNLGLYPALYSGCWDFLFDFVAFMWSHNKYTREMVAQEISDNLKQNPKFSSVNHDIRCNDFYAQDVFESIRNAIAGSRAVIRVNNSKEFGFITSDNPCQIARVNEDLLRNINSPEVFEKHSNFANNVKGNYNVQVLEGTKIVGGKININLDDDSILAMPLTHDIYLMMFKNQDAAEFVMKETSFLKNDIRYACNQFTSANKKYECYSKIKDSLSVPIAWPV, from the coding sequence ATGCACAAGAAAATAGATAATAGAAAGGATTATATACACAATCATTTCGTACCAGAATTTTATTTGAAAAATTTTACATTTGATGGCAACAGATGTTGGATTATTCGCAATGGAAAAATTTTCAGCAATAGTATATCGACTATAGCTTATGAAGATTACCTCAACTCACATGAATATGAAATATTTTTAGGCAAAAATTATGAAAAAATATTTAGTGAATGTATAAACCAAATGCTACTTGAAACAAGGTTGTATAATTTAGGTTTATATCCTGCTCTATATTCGGGGTGCTGGGATTTCCTATTTGATTTTGTAGCATTTATGTGGTCTCATAATAAATATACTCGGGAAATGGTAGCACAAGAAATATCAGATAATTTGAAACAAAACCCCAAATTTTCATCAGTAAACCATGATATTAGATGCAATGATTTTTATGCTCAGGATGTCTTTGAATCCATAAGAAATGCTATCGCTGGCTCGCGAGCCGTAATAAGAGTGAATAATAGCAAAGAATTTGGATTTATTACATCGGACAATCCATGTCAGATTGCTCGAGTTAATGAGGATCTGCTAAGAAATATAAACTCACCTGAGGTTTTTGAAAAACACAGTAACTTTGCAAATAATGTTAAAGGTAATTACAATGTACAAGTTTTAGAAGGAACAAAAATAGTTGGTGGCAAAATCAACATAAATCTTGATGATGATTCAATCTTGGCGATGCCATTAACACATGACATATATCTGATGATGTTCAAAAATCAGGATGCGGCCGAATTTGTGATGAAAGAGACATCTTTTTTAAAAAATGATATTAGATATGCATGTAATCAATTCACGTCCGCGAATAAAAAATATGAATGTTATTCAAAAATAAAAGATTCTTTAAGTGTTCCAATAGCCTGGCCAGTCTAA
- a CDS encoding restriction endonuclease subunit S, with amino-acid sequence MHTTKTHVKNPSDTSDEPQNSQRFSGKWETKRLGEISDVNPQNFSSNTNPNYEFNYITLEQVDSGKLLGYSEEVFRTAPSRAQRILRNGDVLMSTVRPNLMAHLFFHGQVPNAVCSTGFAVLRAKHDSSVPYFLFSQLFSEGVNDQIDKILSGSNYPAINSRDVKLIEIPCPPQVSEQRAIAAVLSDVDGLINALDALIAKKRAIKQATMQQLLTGKTRLPGFSGAWETKRFEELFRRLNGNFHKIQASEYSVNGSHPVIDQGQNAIVGYSDQTEKLFKCPADGVIVFGDHTRIFKFVDVDFLIGADGTQLLAVKRDDMTKFFYYQLLTKDIPNTGYNRHFKFLKELTFKTPKSDEQRAITAVLSDMDAEITALEQRRDKTIAIKQGMMQQLLTGRVRLVKPK; translated from the coding sequence ATGCACACCACAAAAACACACGTAAAAAATCCATCTGATACCTCTGACGAACCCCAGAACTCACAACGATTTAGCGGTAAATGGGAAACAAAGCGGTTGGGCGAGATTTCGGATGTAAATCCCCAGAATTTCTCAAGTAATACGAATCCCAACTACGAATTCAACTACATCACACTTGAGCAAGTTGATTCTGGAAAATTACTCGGTTATTCTGAAGAGGTTTTTCGGACTGCACCTTCAAGGGCGCAACGTATACTTCGGAATGGCGACGTTCTTATGTCAACTGTTAGACCAAACCTTATGGCACATCTATTTTTTCACGGTCAAGTGCCGAATGCAGTTTGCTCAACGGGTTTTGCTGTCCTCCGCGCCAAACACGACTCATCCGTTCCTTATTTTCTATTTTCCCAACTATTTAGCGAGGGTGTGAATGACCAGATTGACAAAATACTTTCAGGCTCAAATTATCCTGCTATCAATAGCCGAGATGTTAAATTAATTGAGATTCCCTGTCCTCCTCAAGTTTCGGAACAACGCGCCATCGCCGCCGTCTTATCAGATGTAGATGGGTTAATCAACGCATTGGACGCACTCATCGCCAAGAAGCGCGCCATCAAGCAAGCCACCATGCAGCAACTGCTCACCGGCAAAACGCGCTTGCCCGGCTTCAGCGGGGCATGGGAAACAAAGCGGTTTGAAGAACTATTTAGACGATTAAACGGGAATTTCCATAAAATCCAAGCCTCTGAATACAGCGTTAATGGGTCCCACCCAGTTATTGATCAAGGCCAAAACGCTATTGTCGGATATTCAGATCAAACAGAAAAACTGTTTAAATGTCCAGCAGATGGAGTGATTGTATTCGGAGACCACACCAGGATATTTAAGTTTGTTGATGTGGACTTTTTAATTGGAGCTGATGGAACGCAACTGCTTGCAGTGAAAAGAGATGATATGACGAAGTTTTTCTATTATCAACTTTTAACAAAAGATATTCCTAATACTGGTTATAATAGACATTTCAAGTTCTTAAAGGAACTCACATTCAAAACTCCAAAATCAGATGAACAACGCGCCATCACCGCCGTCCTTTCGGATATGGATGCCGAGATCACTGCACTGGAGCAACGCAGAGACAAAACCATCGCCATCAAACAAGGCATGATGCAGCAACTCCTCACAGGGCGGGTGCGGTTGGTCAAACCCAAATAA